Part of the Oncorhynchus mykiss isolate Arlee chromosome 26, USDA_OmykA_1.1, whole genome shotgun sequence genome is shown below.
gaatggagtgtttgataccattccatttattctgcCATTACTATGTGCCAGTCCTCCCTATTTAAGGTGCTACCAGCCACCTGTGGAGGGGAAAGTTGATTGGGGGAGTAAAAACGGTTGCCGTCATTAATAACACTTGTGCCTCACTGTGTATATAACATGATCAGCATGGTATCTAATTTGTTTAGTTGTAATTTCTCAGTGAATACTGCTCcaaaaataatgtattgtaattgTAATGATGGTTTTGTATTGTAATGACTACATGGTTATTGTTGTTTGTGGTGTCCAAGGTGCCATATTACCCTCGTGCCATGGGCTACTTGCACCCCTCCCCTCAGACGATGAGGAGCTCAGACGACGAGGAGCCAGGAGGCCGCAGCCCTCCACTAGAAGTGTCTGATGAGGAGTGTCTGAGGGACCACATCGCCCACGTAACAAGGGGAGAATTGGGTAAGGAATTAATTCATAAATGCATACCTAATATctcacatattttttatttttgaggTCACAATAATCCTACTCCATGTAGGTCATAGTTAGGGAACATCCTCAACTGATTCATTGCATGTTTAACCATTTTGTACTTTTATCAACATTAATATAGGCAACAAGAAGAAGATCCGTCTGTACCAGTTCCTGCTGGATCTGCTGAGGAATGGGGACATGAAGGACAGTATCTGGTGGGTGGACAGGGACAAGGGCACCTTCCAGTTCTCCTCGAAACACAAGGAGGCACTGGCACATCGGTGGGGCGTACAGAAGGGCAACCGCAAGAAAATGACCTACCAGAAGATGGCACGGGCTCTTCGCAACTACGGCAAGACAGGCGAGGTCAAAAAGGTCAAGAAGAAGCTGACTTATCAGTTCAGTGGTGAAGTGCTAGGGGGGAGGTCTCACTTGGAGAGGAGGCCATATTCCCATTTGTAGAGGGAGAAACATAGTGGAAGTCCTGAAGaagggtagagtgagagagagagagatagttaacTGTATATAGTACGCAAGATAGTTATCAATGTAACAATTATTGTTTGTGGTCAAATCAACAATAACTGTTTTTGCTGCTCTTGTAAAAAGCATTTATGTGAACGTCAAAGCCAGTGACTTAATGGAATCTGACAATTAGCACATTTTGACTCAATGATTGCACACACACATCTGGACCTTACATTCCACAGCACTTAGAAATAGGGCTGTTTTAAATGATACTGTCAATCATTATCACCAGAATGCTTACAGGAGTGGTAATACAGATGACCACTAGAAGTCCTCAGAGATCTCCTTTCTTCTACGCACTGTTGGACTCACTGACCATTGTGCACATTTGACATCAATTAGACTTGGATGCAACGTTAACAAACAAAAAGACTGATAAAGAACTCTTTAGCATTAATGACATTGATTTGATACTCTGAGATGCACTGACTTTGGATAAGCAATTCCTGTTGCTTAACCTTTGCTGTAgcagcacacaaacacaacatATTATACGTTAGCTTTTGCTAATCAGATTTGAGTATTCAGCCAAGCCGTGGTATAAAGCTTGTATATTTGTATGATGGTATTACATGTGTATTACATACTAACTCATGTTAGCTCAAGACTTTGGGAAGTAAACCCTTCTGAACATTGGGAGCATCCTTTCCGGACCCTCCCCTTGACCATTACTTCCCTGTCACATCCCATTGACTTGTTCCTGAAATGGGGGAGGGTGAAGAGGCTTGTGACCCAGCCCTTATCATCCGCTTGTGTTCAAAGATGAAGCACAGACCCTTGCCTCCTCTGACCTAGGGTGCAATCTATTCCTAGCCTAAGAATACCAACACAGGGATATTTCTCCCATGCTCTCAATCATAGACCCCTGTTTGAACTGTATGAAAGTGTATATGACCAGTTGTTTTTCCGTACTCTATGTGCTCTCTGTATAACGCATGTTGGCATGTTTGGATGTTGGCATGACTCAGTTACATATCTGCATGTGACGAACTCGAAAGCATTTCTATTTTTCACACGTCATGTGGTTTTAGTCGACTCATCCTCGCATTGTTGTTAGCAAATCCTCTGGGAATCACAGCCATCTACGCAGAACCACAGTGGCCGAGCCAGATAATATGTGGGCAGCCATGGAGACTTTACTGGGCCCACTGGCAGCAGACAAGGCCACCCCGTCCCCCACCATCCACCCACCCCCAGCCCAGTTATGTGACAGCTAAAGCCTGTAGGTGTAAATAATTCTGGGTGCTGACACAGCTCTATGATGGGAGCACAGGGCACAGTCTGCAGTGAAAAGTGACACAAAGTGAGGTATCCAGGGAGGACACCATCAAGAGACGGATAATGATTTTAAGTGTATTTTCCCTACAGTTCCTCTGTGATAAATCAATTAATAAACACAACTGAAAAGGAGACATAAAGGACAGGGATATAGTTAGAATAATTCAATTGAATAATGCAAAATCATAGAAACAGTGAGGATTGATTTAAGTGAACCCTCCGGCATTTATTACTGACTGAGCAATAAAACAAGGTTGAAAATAAaagcatatacagtaccagtcaaaagtttggatacacatactcattcaagggtttttctttatttctgctACTTTCTACATTATAGAAACTATGAAATGATGTAGTAACCCCCCCAAAATTTATATtgtatatcaaaatatattttagattttagattcttcaaagtagccacccttttcctaaATGACAGCTTtcaacactcttggcattctctcagccagcttcacctggaacgcttttccaatagtcttgaaggagttcccacatatgctgagcacttgttggctgcttttccttcactctgcggtctaactcatcccaaaccatctcaattgggttgaggtcgggtgattgtggaggccaggtcatctgatgcagcactccatcactctccttcttgatcaaatagcccttacacagcctggtgtgttttggtcattgtcctgttaaaaataaatgatagtcccactaagctcaaaccagatgggatggcgtatcgctgcagactactgtggtagccatgctggttaagtgtgccttgaattctaaataaatcactgacagtgtcaccagcaaagctctcccacaccatcacacctcctcctccatgcttcactgtgggaaccacacatgtggagatcaaccgttcacctactctgtgtcttaTAAAGAAAACCCTGTGtcttataaaacatttttttttcaaaggacagatttccaccagtctaatgtttattgctcgtgtttcttggcccaagcaagtatcttcttcttattggtgtccttaagtagttgtttctttgcaacaattcgaccatgaaggcctgattcatgcagtctttgctgaacagttgatgtttagatgtgtctgttacttgaactctgcagcccaaatgaatgcttcacaATCTGAGGTGCggttaactctaattaacttatcctctgcagcagaggtaactctgggtcttcctttcctgtggcggtcctcatgagagccagtttcatcatagcgcttaatggtttttacgactgaacttgaataaactttaaaagttcttgaaattttccgaattgactgaccttcatgtcttaaagtaatgatggacagttGTTTCTCTTtacatatttgagctgttcttgccataatatggacttggtcttttaccaaatagggctatcttccgtataccacccctaccttgtcacatcacaactgattgactcaattaagaaggaaagaaattccactatttaacttttaaaaaggcacacctgttcatttaagtacattccaggtgactacctcatgaagctggttgagggaatgccaagagtgtgcaaagctgtcatcaaggcaaagggtggctactttgaaaaatctcaaatatatttgtactttttgggttactacatgattccatatgtgttatttaatagttttgatgtcttcactattattctacaatgttgaaaatagtagaaataaagaaaaatcctggaatgattaggtgtccaaacatttgacttttACTGTATTGTTTTTAGGAAGTATAAGGTAGTTTGCAATAATAGCTGGGACAATTCAGAAAACTGGGCAGACACAAGGCCAAGGTAAAACACAAAAAAGAAAAGTCCTAAAATGATCAGGATGTAATGTTAAGGATCAGGGTCAGACATGCTTTATTATCCCAAAATACTCCACTAAGGTGTGGTTGCTCAACCGCCTCCACAGTTAACACTGcataatactttactccagtcagTCTGTTAGTCTGTCATGTCCTCGCTATGCCACCAAGCCGAGGCTTTGGACAGCCATGGAAGGATTCCTGGAAGTCCTGGTTCACCAGGGGAAAGCAGTCACATTCCTGCCAACAGATAAAAGGATTACTCTAGCCTCCTGTCGGCTGTTTTCTGAAGCAGCTACTACTTTTTGCAAGGCCAGGCAGCGGCACAAATCTAGAAAGAGCAGGAGACGTTGCTGGACTCAGGTTCTAAATTTAACCCCCCACCTCCCATTCCCTCCCACCCTCGCCTCGCCTGTCATGCATCTGCGGTGTCGGGAGAAGGGATGGTTGAAATATGGTCTGCAGGAGGTCAGAGAGGTCTGGGGTTGTGTGAGTGTGGGGTGGAAGGatagggagggatgaggggatgcACGTCTATTATCTCATTGCCGGACAGAAAGGGGATTGGGTCTAGACATCGTGACAAAAGAgggtgggttggtactgttgtgaAGAGGGGTTGCTCAGGAACCCCACTATTAAACGCAAGACGTGAGCTAGGAAGGAGTGTGTAAGTTATTGTTGGTTACTTTCTGGAAGAAACGTTCAATCAGGATGCCAGAGCCGGTCAAAAAAACAGGTAAGTGTGCTTGATCAGATTCCATCTTGTTTAACTGCAGCATCTCCAGCTGCTATCTAAAGACGTCACTGGATTTTTTTTAacctcctctcccttttccctctATAATAACAAATCCCTCCCAACCTCTGGGACTGCTGGGACTTTTGATCACTGATCATCTCATGTCATAGATTATTGTCTTCACAGTTGCATTTCAGAGAGGGGACATTTGAAAGTTGTTGCTGTTACAAGGGTGAACTTTACTAATGCCTGCCTCTTCAGCTTCATATTAGCTATGTATGTCTTCTGTGCAGTTTTTCTCTCTATTTGATCCATTGAAACTGTAAAGGGAGtgagtgtacagtgcattcaaaaattattcagaccccttgactatttccacattttgttatgttacagacttattctaaaattgattaaatagttcacacaataccacataattacaaagcaaaaacagatttttagaaggattttcaaatgtataaaaaatacaaaacttcAATATTACagttacacaagtattcagatccttcactcagtactttcttgaagcacctttgaagcatctctctgtactttgctccgttcatctttccctcgatcctgactagtctcccagtccctgccactgaaaaacacccccacagtatgatgctgccaccaccatgcttcatcgtaggggtggtgacaggtttcctccagacgtgatgcttggcattcaagccaaagagttcaatcttggttccatCAGAACAGGTTCTATCTCATGGTCTTAGAgtccttaggtgccttttggcaaacttcaagcgggctgtcatatgtattttactgaggaatggcttctgtctggctaaaaggcctgattggtggagtgctacagagatggttgtccttctggaaggttctcccagctccacagaggaacacctccctgaccaaggcacttctccactgattgctcagctctaggaagaatcttggtggttccaaacttcttccatttaaaaattatGGAGGCtactgttttcttggggaccttaaatgttgcagaaatggtttggtacccgtccctagatctgtgccttgacacattcctgccttggagctctacggacaaggtatgtgcctttccaaatcatgtccaatcaatttaatttaccacaggtggactctaatcaagtttttagaaacatctcaaggatgatcaatggaaacaggatacacctgagcccaatttcgagtctcatggcaaagggtatttatatttatgtaaataaggcatttctgtttttaattaattgaatccattttagaatagggctgttaCGTAAAACAATGTGGGAAAATGGAAGGGGTCtgcatactttccgaatgcaatgtactGGTGGTTACTTCCAAGCCTTTTTAAAAATAGAGAAGTAacaccccctcttcctcctgtgtGAGAAAAGTAACGTTGTCTCCATACTGTGTTTCTTTGACCACACCCTTCTCCATCCTCCAGCCCTTGGGAAAAGGGTCCATGTGCTAAGCAATGCATGTCTTTCAATGTTttaaaacacatacagtagaggcCAACCCAGTTTTGGTTACAAAGCAGAGCAACAGTAGGATTAACATAAAAGTACAGACCACTTATATACTCCCCATGAACTCATGAAGACAGTTGTCCAACCATCACCCATCATCTCACATTGCAGTGTTTATGCATCACCCTATAAACAAGCCTTTTTTCCCTGTAAAATTTTCTCACAGAATTCTAATTTTCAGAATAATGCACACATGTGCTGTGGCAGGAGATGTGTAAACAGAGCTACTACATAAACATGGCTAGGTTATATTGAATCCAGCCCACTGTCATTTTATTCTGGATCATTATGGAGCCTATTGTTACCAAATGAGTCTGCATGGACTTTGCATATTTACAATCCCCTACAtattggacagtgaagctaaaacttaaattggctctatactccagcattttggatttgagatcaagtGTTTTATATGaagcgacagtacagaatgtcatcTTTTATTTTAGGGTATTTATAACAAagccggagaagaaggcagattgtcacgccctggccttagttatctttgttttctttattattttggttaggtcagggtgtgacatgggggatttatgtgttttgacttgtctaggggttttgtatgtttatggggctgtttcctttctaggtagttttgtatgtttatggggctgtttcctttctaggtcgttttgtatgtttatggggctgtttcctgtctcGGTAAATGGTATGTCTATGGTTggctagattggttctcaattagaggcagctgtctatcgttgtctctgattgggaaccatatttaggcagccatattctttgggtatttcgtgggtgattgtttcctgtgtcagtgtttgtggcACATGGGACTGTTTTGGTTAGTTCACGTTATTATTTTGTATATGTGTTCATGTTcagtttttcttattaaaaaccatggacacctaccatgctg
Proteins encoded:
- the LOC110506649 gene encoding transcription factor PU.1, which encodes MLHPYRMEGYLISPGPPSEDMYEPDIYRQQMSEYSYPYVIDAESQGDHWDYHTTHHAHPLDFDNLPGGHFTELQSVQQLHLPSMARYSDVDTLSLDPGLGGHNHALPPPVPYYPRAMGYLHPSPQTMRSSDDEEPGGRSPPLEVSDEECLRDHIAHVTRGELGNKKKIRLYQFLLDLLRNGDMKDSIWWVDRDKGTFQFSSKHKEALAHRWGVQKGNRKKMTYQKMARALRNYGKTGEVKKVKKKLTYQFSGEVLGGRSHLERRPYSHL